A segment of the Armatimonadota bacterium genome:
GTCCCGTAATTGCTGGCGTATGCGTTCTTGACCGTCCGGGTCTGGCCGGGTTCGAAATCAACTTTTTTGACCCACCAGACTTTGTATCCCAAGTCGGATTCCACTGAGGGGTCATCGACTTTCTGGACCAAGACCGGAGTCGGCTTTCCATCGACCCAACTCTTAAACGATTTGAACCAAGTCTTCTGCTTGCTGTCCAAGTAGGCGTCCTGCCCTTCTTCAGGAAATCCCATGGTTACGGATTCTTTCTTCCCCGTATTCCTGAACTTGTAAACCACGGTGACTTCGCACGACGGCACCTTAATCCGGATGTCTGCCGAAACCATCTCCACCGCCGACGTGTTGCCCATCGGCCGGGGAGTCCCGCTAACCGCCGAGAAGCTCGTGTCGTTGAGGATGAGGGCCAAG
Coding sequences within it:
- a CDS encoding DUF4424 family protein, which translates into the protein MTSFALALILNDTSFSAVSGTPRPMGNTSAVEMVSADIRIKVPSCEVTVVYKFRNTGKKESVTMGFPEEGQDAYLDSKQKTWFKSFKSWVDGKPTPVLVQKVDDPSVESDLGYKVWWVKKVDFEPGQTRTVKNAYASNYGTDANPRRFFQYIVHTARTWKGPIGQLRIEVDTSGFVRGTHFGLPKKPHKVTGTKFAWFYTEIEPTEADDIAVYWQHPEFEYGDSPDWGTFLGPFNFVAGG